Proteins found in one Leguminivora glycinivorella isolate SPB_JAAS2020 chromosome 4, LegGlyc_1.1, whole genome shotgun sequence genomic segment:
- the LOC125225699 gene encoding uncharacterized protein LOC125225699, giving the protein MLGSMKSYTNCLVAVLLTLYGVGGAENGTEAVTEVSEARGPVKYALLSHFAYTVVTKLVILKIVYGFILAALLFKGWKFVLWFIHYLKETKRDHHIEIDHDYHDFDHHGHHGFSHHDFGHHYDHHVFKHHELDYDPYQGYSSYGNDEYYPQKKKGMYDADGSYSVKGS; this is encoded by the exons ATGTTAGGAAGTATGAAGAGTTACACGAACTGTTTGGTTGCGGTTTTATTGACCTTATATGGAGTTGGTGGTGCTGAAAATGGTACTGAAGCTGTGACTGAAGTCTCTGAGGCGCGGGGACCCGTGAAATACGCTTTGCTga GTCATTTCGCCTACACCGTGGTAACCAAGCTGGTCATCCTCAAAATAGTCTACGGCTTCATTCTCGCCGCCCTTCTTTTCAAGGGATGGAAGTTCGTTCTCTGGTTCATCCATTATCTCAAGGAAACGAAACGGGACCACCATATAGAGATTGACCATGATTATCATGATTTTGACCACCATGGTCATCATGGTTTTAGTCATCATGATTTTGGTCATCATTACGACCATCATGTTTTTAAGCATCATGAATTGGATTATGATCCTTATCAGGGGTACAGTTCGTACGGTAACGATGAGTATTATCCACAAAAGAAGAAAGGGATGTATGATGCTGATGGGTCCTATTCTGTAAAAGGTAGTTAA